The sequence TATCAATATAAAGATTGTAGGATGATCTATCACTTTTTTCACTTCTTTCACttgattcatcatcaaattcacTATCTGATGATGGAAAAGAAGAACCATTAAAACTTTGATTCCTTTTCATTGATGTTGAAGATGCACCATCAAATGATAACATTTCAGTTTCCTCAACTAATACGTTTAcatttgatgatggtgatggtattGGTTTTTGTGTTGTTAATTGTAATGCTGAATTATTTGgtattatttcattattattattattataattataattataattattatatgttgatgttgtattatttgtatttgtagtaTTAGTAgttattggtgttggtgttgaatttttattaattacagAATTAAGTTTACTTGTAAGTTTTGAAAGCATACTGGTAGTTGTActacttgttgttgttgttgttgtattattagtattattattatagttattattagtattattattagtactagtattattattatttgaaaatgaagaatttgaagatacatttgctgttgttgttgttgttgttgttgctgtagttaattcaattgaattttgaattgatggtgttgatacactattgttattattattattattattattattttgaagtTTATTTACaagttttgattttttaaaatgaggAGCTAAAGATTCACCAGCATCTTGAAAACCTTCATCAATTAAAGGTTCTAATAATGCAGCAACAGGATCAGATGGatcataaatattataaagatTTGTACAACTTGGtatatcaattgattgatgACCTCTAACTGTacaaaataaaccaattggtGAACCAATACAATAAAGATTGAAAACATCAAATTCtaattttggaaaattaattgataataaactATTCTTTAATTCCTCTTCaacatcaatttcatcaatatcTGATTCAGTTTCTTCATCACTACTATAATCATCTTTTAGcttatgttgttgttgttgttgttgttgttgttttaatttttgtttttctaatttatttaattgtttttgttttttatgattattttgttgttgttgttgtaatttttgttgtaatttttgttcatctttaaattttctcCAATAGTAGATATTACCTTTATCAATATGATTGGTGGAATCATATTGATAGTTGGAGGTGGTTGAATCAGTTGAAGAGTCAATCTTTGATATTGAGGTTAATTGATGACAGAGTATGTCGTAACAAATCATTGAACCTAGTGAATGGGCTAGAATTGATACTTTACCTTTGAATGTCGGATTTGCAGCTAAGAAATCCCTATAGatttgattcaatttattaCCAACTTCACTATAGATATGTTGACTAAATGTTGGacttgtaaataataatatatctaATAATGTATGATTTATCAATTCACGTACAACTGGAATAGTGTTTGGTGTAACTTTCTTTATAAATGCATCTGTCTTTTTATGAACTCCTGAATGCCATTCAAGACCTATGAATTTACAATTCTTATTTCTTTCTGTTATTTTTGTAACATTTTGATAagtttgattaatttttataattttttcattccaTTTTTCTTcatgctttttttttttattaaaaaaagatattattattaaaaaaaaaaaaaaaaaaaaaaaaaaaaaaaaaaaaaaaaaaaaaaaaaattagtttttaatgaaataatttttattaaataaaattattattattattattattattatcatcattattaaataaaaataaattaacttACTTTACCAATACCATGAActgtaattattaaatggtcaattattttattttcattattattattgttgttattgttattgttactTGGTAAATCACAATTATTTATACttatattataattcatatttattgaatatagagatataaaattttatataatataatttaaataaataataaataaatgaataaaaaaaaaaaaaaaaaaataatgtcaaaaaaaaaaaaaaaaaacaaaaaatataagGTGGgggaaaattttttttttgttttttaaactcgttttttaaaaaaaatagatattttttattttttaatttaataaaaaaaaaaaaaaaaaacaattattaggtaataaattttttttttttttttttttttttttgatttttaataaaaacaaatttatgaTCTATTTGATCTttattctaaatttaaatttttttttttttttttatttttattgtaaattttcttaatttatattttttttcacaagTCACAAATCTTAAACTCAAATTTTTCATCAGCATTAATTATAAGATGGTGACTgtggaaaaaataaaaaataaaaaaaaataaaaaaaataaaaaataaaaaataaaaaataaaaaaaataaaaattaaaaattaaaaattaaaaataaacttattctgaataatattattttttaattaaaataatttgtcTTCTCCGTTATTTTCGCCTAACGTCGGGTAATAAAGGGACgcattttgaattttttttttttttttttaattaattccaaCATATTTTTCTcaaaaaataacttttaaggtttttaatttaaaaaaaaaaaaaaaaaaaaaaaattatagttacaataatttaaataacttGAATAGAATTCCAAAAATCGGATTCCTTACCTACTCCATATGAATTTGATaagtttttgaaaaaaaaaaaattcaaaaagaggttcaaaaactaattttttgaCAGTTTATTAACtaattattgtaatttaatttttaatataatttgaattcttagacatttgatttttatttttatttttatttttattttttttttttttaaaaaaatatttaaatccagttttttttttttttttaaatatatcttatcaaattataatattacaattacaattacaaaaaataaaaaaaaataaaaataaaaaaataatttataataataattaaaaaatcaaatcaaaatgagaataaactttaaattaattttaataatattaacaagTTTTTatggaattattaattgtcaAAGTACTTGTCCATATTCTAAAACCGTAATTAATGGAGCATCAGCAACTTTTTATTCAGCAATGGATAATGGAAATTGTGGATTTGGGAAATTAACAGGACCAACTGGACCTGGAAATTATATGATTGCAGCTCTCGGTACTAAACTATATCAAAATGGAGCTCAATGTGGccaatgttttaaaattagtaatTCTAAAAATGCTTCTGTCACTGTAATGGCCACAGATTCATGTAACGATGCTGGATATTGTCAAAGGGATaatcattttgatttatcGCCTACCGCATTCTCAATATTAGGAGCACAATCTCAAGGTGTGTTGGATGGATTATCCTATGTTAAAGTACCATGTAGAGTTAGTGGTAATGTTAAAGTTATGTTAAAAGATGGAAGTAATGCTTACTGGACATCTTTCTTGGTTTTCAATAATGCTATTGATGTTAAACAAGTTTCAATAAAGTTAAGTGGAAGCTCCACTTATGTACCACTCACTCAAACAACTTATAACTATTGGCCATCAAGTATTACTGCTGGTTCTTTCCAAGTtagaattgaatcaattggtGGTGAATTCATTTATGTAACTATACCAAGTGTTGTTAGTAGTAAAATTTATGATACTGGTAGCCAATTCTCTTCATCgtgttaaataaaaaaaatgaaaaaaaaaaaaaaaaaaaaaaaaataataataataataaattttaatttaataaattaatatttaatattattgaattaaataaaaaaaaaaaaaatacaaaattataataataaattttattaaattaaaaatagtaaaaagtTGTTTATTTTGTGAGGtgtaaagtttttaattttattttattttttggttaaaactggaaattttattattattaaaaattaaaaaaaaaaataataaaaaaataataaaagaaaatcaattagTTTATCAATTTATAAGCGACtattaatttagttttagcattataaaaatcattacaactaattttatttgaactatttatttgttattaaaaaaaataaaaactactAAAAATATACCATTacttatatttttaattttgttttaaatttttatgcaacaaataaaataattcaaattttaaaaattcttttttttttttttttttttttttctttttttccttCTAATATGTctattcctttttttaatttgtttttttttttttttttttaattctatttaatTTACTATATGTACACTAAAaactatttgaaaaaaaaaaaaaaaaaagaaaaccaaTTTAACCTAAAATTtgttaattctttttaattcttttttgaaGGACGTAATTGTGTCCAaacctttttaatttttggaaTTAAATCGGCAGCCCAAATTGTACCAACTAAAAGACAAGCATAACCTGTATAAGTGAAAACTATAGCAGAGAACCAACCCATAACAGACAAGCAAGTTATATTTTCATTCTCGCAACCAGGTCTATAGGCAGCAGGTGAAATGAAAGAGTGGATGGTCCAAATACTATTATCAACTAGAATATGTCTTAGAATATCAAAGGTTGCCAATGGAACAGCGATAGCTGTAAGATAAAAAGGTCCAAATTTAATCCAATGACCTCTATCCGATGGTCTCTTTTTACATTTATGGAAATGATATTGAGCAAGGTTTGAAAGTATACTAAGTGTAATGGCGAATGTTAAAGAATGAGCTAGTTCAACGGATCCTGCACTAACTGCAACACCAGAAAGGCTTGCAATGAGCACAGGCCAACATCAAGAACctataaaaatcaatataaatatatatatatatatatattagttTTCATAGCActattttattgatttgattattattattaaaatcaaaaacttaCCAACTAAAGCTGGAATACTAATTAAAAGTGTAAGaattgaaatgaataatGGTTTTTTAGTTTGTTCTTCTTGTGGGGAGTTTGAGGTTGAGGAGATACCAATGTTTGCTTTTTCTTCATCGTTTgtctttgaaattaatggtgTAGACTCATCACTAGCATTATTgatagatgatgatgatgaagaaggtCTAGCTCAAACGCCACCTTCACAATCTTCACCTAAATCCACTTttggtaaattaaataatgacatttcttttgcttttttttttttctttaacttgttttttaaaattattactattaattataaaataaagaattaaaatgaaaaaaaaaaaataaagaaaataaagtgttattatttaaagtgtGTGTGGTTATTAATGTAAAAATgtaatgatataaaaaataaaaaaataaaaaataaaaaaaaaagtgaaagaacggtttttaaaaaaaaaaaaataaaaaaaaatgaaaaaaaaacaattattaatatagaaagaaatttcattttatttttcttttccaCAAAAGCGCCGacgaataaaaaaaaaatttttagatatttattttaaattttaaaattaggaattaattaatttttttaccattaaataaaacattcacaaaaaaaaaaaaaaaaaaaattttattttcattttttttatttttttttttttttattggttaaatttatttatttttaatatgaatttagtatataaaaatagatagAGCACTCAAGAATAcacaaaatgatataaagTATAAAAAGGATGTAATCATTCcgtttttttgatttttttttttttttttttttatctaaaattttattttcagaatttatttaattttaaattcatttttttatcttaataaatacattttttttttttatttttatttttttatttttttatttttttcttttttcttttttcaggTTTTGTgacttattatttttattttggcaTTGTTGGTAAAGAGAGGGGTATGGGTGGTGTCGTTCTTCCTTGAATTGTAATTCCTGTAGATTTTGACAACGATGCTTGGTGGaattttggtttattaaaaagattacAAGTACCATTGGATAAAATTGGTTGAAAAGTAGTTGGAGagttattagtattattggATGGAGGtggtaaatcattatttgttgttaCATTTCCAATGGTCGAAGATGATCGAGGTGGCGGAGCATGCTTTACAATTAAAGGAGGTGGTGGTAATTGAATTTCACTAgcagtttttttaaatgcactatttatattactaAATGGAGAAGAACGATTTGGTAAAGTACAAGTTTGatttattgaattttgattattgttattattattgtcattattattatcattattattattattattattattgttattattatttattgatgatgGTTTTGAAGCAATTGGTTGTGATATTATTGATGCAGTTGTAATTGGTGATTTTGCTCGTGGTGCTGGAGTTGGTTTAGTAACTGGAGATTTTGCTCTTATCACTGttgatggtggtgttgtttgaGGTGGTGGAGTTGGTGATACTGAATGTGGTGTTGAAGaggatggtggtggtggtggtaatctATTTGTATCACCTTGTTGATATAAATAAGTTTTaggtggtaatggtggtggaattgaattgttattattattgtttgaaGAAAAataaccatcatcatcatcattatcaggTGGTGGAGGTAAATTTAAACAAgatgatggtaatggtggtggagtgaattttgaattatttgaaattataggTGGAGGAATTGGTGATGTGCAAGTTGATTTATATTCAGTTTTTGTAGAaattgtagttgttgtagtagttgtagttgttgtgaTAGTTGtaattgatggtggtggtggtaatggtaaacTATTGAAATCAATAGGTGGTGGTAGATTTGAAAATTCTATTGAaggtggtggaggtggtggaAATCTTggtgaatttgatgatgaattaattgttgttgttgttgtggcgGTTGTTGATGGaattggtattggtggtggGAATTGTAAaggtggtggaggtggtaataaatttgtaaaacttctagaaccaccaccatttttaattggaaCATAGTCACAACTTGATGAAAGAGGTGTATTAAAACCAGATGATGGAGCAGATAAAGGATGTGAAGAAGCAGAAGTACTTAAATATTCAGTATCAGCAGTTATTGTATTATATGGACTAGCATTTCTaggtggtggaggtggttTTGTCATAgaatttggttttaaaacTTGTGATGCTGGAGGTGTAGTCAATTGAGgagaagatgatgaatcaTCACTACCatatgaaattgatgatattgTTTGTGGCATTCTTCTTGCATTATGTTTTGtatcttgttgttgtaattgttgttgttgttgctgttgttgttgctgttgttgttgtaattgttgttgtaattgttgttgaattgatGGATCATTTtggaaattataaaatgatGGTACAGAACTTGCTCTTGAAAAATTTGAAGAAGATGGTACAGTGCTTTGAAAAGTTGGagataatgaatcaattacaGAATGAGTAAGAGTACTATTGGGTGAAGGGTTGGCAGAGTATGGACCACTAAGAGGTTTACcagttgttgaattatttggagaagtgaaaatatctttaacatttaatggtggtggaggtggttTTCTAGTTTCTCTTAAACTACCAGTTGGAGTAATTGAATTCagtgataatgaagatggtGAACCTGATGAAGTTGAGGACGAAGAAATTAAACCACATCTACCAATTgtaccattaccaccaccactatttgAATGACTTTGTCTAGTATTAAAACTTGGAGATTCTAAACTTGGTGaattactaccaccactactaccaccattaccacaACCACTATTACTTAATAAACCAGTTAAATTTGCCGAAGATCTTGGAGATGGTGTCATTGaaatatcaattgataaagttgGAGTACTTGATAAAGAAGATAAAGAACTTGTTGAATTTAAGAAAGTACcagaattcttttttaagaACCAACTATATTTAGCTTGTTTATTTTGATCAATTTTACCACCAGCCAATGATTGAATTGCAGCTAACCATTCTTTTTTCTCTGCTTCACTTGAAAAGTATAAACCAAtaatcttttctttcttttcatttaatactaaaatttcaaatcctTCTTTATAACCAGgtaatgaatcaattgaatcacgaattaaaatattttctaaataaactattaattttacagttgaatttgattttttatttttagctaaaattaatacatctatatatttttttataaaaaaaaaaaaaaaaaaaaattaatattttttaaaaatttaaaaaataaataaattaataaaataaaatattttaccatttaataaaatacatcttaataattctttatctaatttttttgaaactaaaccttcttttataaattttctattttgatttgataattttaaatctgaatctaaattttgtaaagaatattcaatttctttaatttttttatcattttctattttctCGTCGGCAAGTCTTTTTTGATGATTAATTTCCTCTaagattgaattaatttttaagaaacaataatttataaaaccaTAGTCCATATGATCGATTGGAGTATTCTCTAAAAGTGATTTTAATAGTAATGGATATTTTGTAATTCTTTGAATTGGTTTAATAATTAACATTGGAAATGATAATCCTCTTGTTAAATGACTCTTTGCTGCACCTTCAatacaatttgaaaatacttttgatgaaatttttaatttttcaaatgattctaTACATGTATTTTGATATGAACAAAAttctttatataaatttaaataatcaatactttcaaactttttttaaataaaaaaaaaaaaaaattaattaaattaaattaataaaaaataaaaaataaaaaaaaaaattaatattattattatttttttttttaattataataataataataataataataataataataataataattaaaaaaattaataattacaaatttagaTAAAACTTCACCAACATTTTGTAAATGAGGTGGTTTTGAAGGAATTCCTTCTAAATTATGTATAATTTCCCTATGATAGTTTAATAAACCTTCAGTACATCCAAAAACTTCTTGaatttgtttaatatcaatatGTTCTTTAATTGGGTCAATATATaactaaatataattttatataaaaattataaaaattataaattattaatactaaaatttcttgtattataattatttttttttttttttttttttacctttataattaattttaaatctctGACATAATTTGCTTCAGTTTTTACTAATTCTGAAACTGTTTGTTGTctaattctttctttttttaatattaattcatcTTGAGTTAAAGATGCTAAATCTATCGGATCTTCATCAAATACTAAACTACATGTATCTGACATATCATCAGCTGTACTTGTATTAGTACTTGTgcaactattattattaaataaaacattatttaCACCACAAATTATTTGTGATGTTGAATATTCTTCTTCTctaatcatttatttttcatataaatatatatatttgtacacaaattaaataattaaatctttattttttctttttgaattttaattttttttggatttctttttttggatttttttttttttttggatttcttttttttaatatttcttctttattctaaaaaaaaaaaaaaaaaataaaaaaaaaatagtaaaaatttttaatattctataaagtaatttttatttttatatattatatattattaaaaaaaaaaaaaaaaaaattaagtaattaatattattattaatattaaaaattataatttattgtgGGTGAGTGAATGATGATTAAGAGTTTGTGTgtgttttaaaaagaattttaataatataaaaataaaaaaaaaaataaaaaaaattaaaaataataataatattaatagtgaaaaaaaaaaaaaaaaaagaaaagaaaagaaaaaaaaaaaaaaaaaaaaatattaaaacccacaaaatgattataataacacactcacacacacacagcaaaaaatattttgttgtagtaaaaaaaaataaaaaataaaaaataatgtatatttttattgtgtTGATTTGAATTGGGCTGTACAATACATTATTTAATGagagtttaatttttttttttttctatttttaatttttttaattattaattgtctttaaaaattgattttttttttttttttaataatttttttttttttttttttgattatatctttattttataattttgatttagaaaactatttaattgatttgacacctgttaaaaagaaaaatcaaaataatggcaaaacaatattaaaaaaaaaaaaaatgttgttttttgttggaaaaaaaaaaaaaattaaaaattataaataaaaaattataaaaaataaaatttttccCTTTTGTATAAAAGgtgataaaaatagattGGGGATCCAtgttaatataaatatatatatttattgttaatataatttttttatttttttattttttatttttattttttaatttttatttttaaatttttattttattttattttataaggTGTGGTTTGAAACTGTTGgtgaaaatataattatttacaaatttataaaaaaaacaattaaaaaattaagatttGATTttccttaaaaaaaaaaaaaaaaactaaaaataaaaatttccttttttgtttttttttttttttttttttttttttattttttatgttttttcgaaattatttattttcaaaaacatTCATAGCcatacatttttattttatgtatataaaatatatatatatatacccaaaaaatattg comes from Dictyostelium discoideum AX4 chromosome 2 chromosome, whole genome shotgun sequence and encodes:
- a CDS encoding DDHD domain-containing protein; the protein is MNYNISINNCDLPSNNNNNNNNNNENKIIDHLIITVHGIGKHEEKWNEKIIKINQTYQNVTKITERNKNCKFIGLEWHSGVHKKTDAFIKKVTPNTIPVVRELINHTLLDILLFTSPTFSQHIYSEVGNKLNQIYRDFLAANPTFKGKVSILAHSLGSMICYDILCHQLTSISKIDSSTDSTTSNYQYDSTNHIDKGNIYYWRKFKDEQKLQQKLQQQQQNNHKKQKQLNKLEKQKLKQQQQQQQQHKLKDDYSSDEETESDIDEIDVEEELKNSLLSINFPKLEFDVFNLYCIGSPIGLFCTVRGHQSIDIPSCTNLYNIYDPSDPVAALLEPLIDEGFQDAGESLAPHFKKSKLVNKLQNNNNNNNNNNSVSTPSIQNSIELTTATTTTTTTANVSSNSSFSNNNNTSTNNNTNNNYNNNTNNTTTTTTSSTTTSMLSKLTSKLNSVINKNSTPTPITTNTTNTNNTTSTYNNYNYNYNNNNNEIIPNNSALQLTTQKPIPSPSSNVNVLVEETEMLSFDGASSTSMKRNQSFNGSSFPSSDSEFDDESSERSEKSDRSSYNLYIDSQQLDSKKSSLNTPNKPLPLTPSNNINNNNNNNNNNNNNNNNNNNNNNNNNNNNNTKYFGGYRFDYKLKQTGVFSSFSDYSSVLNAHKSYWFSNDVMYFISERLSSNDNN
- the expl5 gene encoding expansin-like protein, whose amino-acid sequence is MRINFKLILIILTSFYGIINCQSTCPYSKTVINGASATFYSAMDNGNCGFGKLTGPTGPGNYMIAALGTKLYQNGAQCGQCFKISNSKNASVTVMATDSCNDAGYCQRDNHFDLSPTAFSILGAQSQGVLDGLSYVKVPCRVSGNVKVMLKDGSNAYWTSFLVFNNAIDVKQVSIKLSGSSTYVPLTQTTYNYWPSSITAGSFQVRIESIGGEFIYVTIPSVVSSKIYDTGSQFSSSC
- the msp gene encoding membrane selenoprotein, with product MSLFNLPKVDLGEDCEGGVUARPSSSSSSINNASDESTPLISKTNDEEKANIGISSTSNSPQEEQTKKPLFISILTLLISIPALVGSUCWPVLIASLSGVAVSAGSVELAHSLTFAITLSILSNLAQYHFHKCKKRPSDRGHWIKFGPFYLTAIAVPLATFDILRHILVDNSIWTIHSFISPAAYRPGCENENITCLSVMGWFSAIVFTYTGYACLLVGTIWAADLIPKIKKVWTQLRPSKKN
- the gxcN gene encoding RhoGEF domain-containing protein (pleckstrin homology (PH) domain-containing protein), with translation MIREEEYSTSQIICGVNNVLFNNNSCTSTNTSTADDMSDTCSLVFDEDPIDLASLTQDELILKKERIRQQTVSELVKTEANYVRDLKLIIKLYIDPIKEHIDIKQIQEVFGCTEGLLNYHREIIHNLEGIPSKPPHLQNVGEVLSKFFESIDYLNLYKEFCSYQNTCIESFEKLKISSKVFSNCIEGAAKSHLTRGLSFPMLIIKPIQRITKYPLLLKSLLENTPIDHMDYGFINYCFLKINSILEEINHQKRLADEKIENDKKIKEIEYSLQNLDSDLKLSNQNRKFIKEGLVSKKLDKELLRCILLNDVLILAKNKKSNSTVKLIVYLENILIRDSIDSLPGYKEGFEILVLNEKKEKIIGLYFSSEAEKKEWLAAIQSLAGGKIDQNKQAKYSWFLKKNSGTFLNSTSSLSSLSSTPTLSIDISMTPSPRSSANLTGLLSNSGCGNGGSSGGSNSPSLESPSFNTRQSHSNSGGGNGTIGRCGLISSSSTSSGSPSSLSLNSITPTGSLRETRKPPPPPLNVKDIFTSPNNSTTGKPLSGPYSANPSPNSTLTHSVIDSLSPTFQSTVPSSSNFSRASSVPSFYNFQNDPSIQQQLQQQLQQQQQQQQQQQQQLQQQDTKHNARRMPQTISSISYGSDDSSSSPQLTTPPASQVLKPNSMTKPPPPPRNASPYNTITADTEYLSTSASSHPLSAPSSGFNTPLSSSCDYVPIKNGGGSRSFTNLLPPPPPLQFPPPIPIPSTTATTTTTINSSSNSPRFPPPPPPSIEFSNLPPPIDFNSLPLPPPPSITTITTTTTTTTTTISTKTEYKSTCTSPIPPPIISNNSKFTPPPLPSSCLNLPPPPDNDDDDGYFSSNNNNNNSIPPPLPPKTYLYQQGDTNRLPPPPPSSSTPHSVSPTPPPQTTPPSTVIRAKSPVTKPTPAPRAKSPITTASIISQPIASKPSSINNNNNNNNNNNNDNNNDNNNNNNQNSINQTCTLPNRSSPFSNINSAFKKTASEIQLPPPPLIVKHAPPPRSSSTIGNVTTNNDLPPPSNNTNNSPTTFQPILSNGTCNLFNKPKFHQASLSKSTGITIQGRTTPPIPLSLPTMPK